The Carbonactinospora thermoautotrophica sequence CGCCGGGGACCGGTCCCGGCACCTGGTGGTGGTCGGCGACCTGAACACCGCGGCGACGGACCGCAGCTTCCGCCTGCTGGCCGAGCAGCTCACGCCGGCCCACGAGGCGGGCGGGCACGGGTTCGGCTTCACCTGGCCGGCCGCGTTCCCGATGACCCGCATCGACCACATCCTGGTCCGCGGGCTCACGGTGAGCCGGGCGAGCGTGTTGCCGAGCACCGGGAGCGACCACCGGGCTGTCGCGGCGGACCTCACCTTGGGGTGAGCGAGCCCGGTTGGCGGCCTGGACGCGCCCCGGCACGGCCTGGTACAGACGACCTGGTCCGGGAACGCGACGAAGGCGCCCTCAGGTCCCTCTCGGCTCAGGCCCCGGGCAGGGCCAGCATCTGGTCCAGCGCGACCCGGGCCCAGTGCGCGGTGTCCTCGTCCACCTGGATGCGGTTGACGACCCTGCCGTCCACGAGGGACTCCAGCGCCCACACCAGGTGCGGCAGGTCGATCCGGTTCATGGTCGAGCAGAAGCAGACCGTGCGGTCCAAGAACACGATCGTCTTGTCCGGGTGTCGCTTGGCCAGCCGCTTGACCAGGTTCAGCTCGGTGCCGACCGCCCACGCGGATCCCGCCGGGGCGGCGTCGACGGTCTTGATGATGTACTCGGTCGAACCGACCAGGTCGGCGTTGGTCACGACCTCGTGGCGGCACTCCGGGTGCACCAGCACGGTGACGTCCGGGATGCGCTCGCGCACGTCCTTGACGCACTCCAGCGTGAACCGTCCGTGCACCGAGCAGTGCCCGCGCCACAGGATCATCCGCGCGGCCCGCAGTTGGTCCGCCGTCAGGCCGCCCGCCGGCTTGTGCGGGTCGTACACCACGCAGTCGTCCAGGCTCATGCCGAGCTGGAGCACGGCGGTGTTGCGGCCCAGGTGCTGGTCGGGCAGGAACAGCACCTTCTCGCCCTTGGCGAACGCCCACTCCAGCGCGCGCTTGGCGTTCGAGGAGGTGCAGATGGTGCCGCCGTGCCGGCCGGTGAAGCCCTTGATGTCGGCGGAGGAGTTCATGTACGAGACCGGGACGGTCACGTCGGCGACCCCGGCGTCCTGCAGGACCTCCCAGGCCTCCTCGACCTGTTCGATCGCGGCCATGTCGGCCATCGAGCAGCCGGCGGCCAGGTCGGGCAGGATCACCTGCTGGTGAGCGGCGGTCAGGATGTCCGCGGACTCGGCCATGAAGTGCACGCCGCAGAACACGATGTACGGCGCCTCCGGCCGGGCTGCCGCCTCGCGGGCCAGCTTGAACGAGTCGCCGGTCACGTCGGCGAACTGGATGACCTCGTCCCGCTGGTAGTGGTGGCCCAGCACGAAGAGGTTCCCACCCAGCTTCTCCTTGGCGGCCCGGGCCCGCTCGACCAGGTCCGGGTCGGATGCCGGCGGCAGGTCACCCGGACACTCCACGCCCCGTTCGCTGTGCGGGTCCTTGCCGCGACCCAACATCAGCAGCGCCAGGGGGGTGGGCTGCACGCCCTCGGGTAGGTCCAGGTCGGGGATCGTGGTCACGTGGGGACACCTCTCAGCGCTTCGACCGGGGAGACGGTACCGTCCCACCACCGGCAAAACATTGTCACTGTGACTATAAAACTGGAACTACAAAACTTGAATTATGAACAGGGCCGGGTGGGACGGGAAGAGGCATTCCCCGCTCCCCAGAGCTGAACCCCTGCCACCCCTTGGTTAGTCCCGCGCGTGATCGGGAGGACACCCGGACAGGGCACACTGTGCCCGTGCGCGTTCTCATCGCCCCTGACAAGTTCGCCGGCACCCTCACCGCGGTCCAGGCGGCGGAGGCGATCGCCGCCGGCTGGCGGCGGACCGCCCCGCACGACGACCTCGACCTCGCCCCGCTCGCCGACGGCGGCCCCGGCTTCGTCGAGGTGCTGCACCAGGCCCTCGGCGGCGAGCTGATCTCGGTCACCGTCACCGGGCCGCTCGGCGAGCCCGTGCCCGGCGTGGTCCTCCTCACCGAGGAGGACGGGGTGCGGACCGCGTACGTGGAGAGCGCCCAGGCCTGCGGTCTCGAGCTCGTCCCCGAGGACCGCCGCGACCCTGGAGCGACCACCACGTACGGCGTCGGCGAGCTGATCGCGGCGGCCGTCGACCAGGGCGCGGCGCGGATCGTCGTCGGCCTCGGCGGCTCGGCCACCAACGACGGGGGCGCGGGCCTGCTCGCCGCGCTCGGTGCCGAGCCGGCCGACCGGTTGCGGCGCGGCGGCGCCGCCCTCGCCACCCTCGACCAGGTGGATCTCGTCGCCGCCCGCGCGCGGGTGGCCGGTGTCGAGCTGGTCGCGGCCAGCGACGTCGACAACCCGCTGCTCGGGCTGCGGGGCGCCAGCAACGTCTTCGGCCCGCAGAAGGGCGCCACCGCCGAGCAGGTGCACCAGCTCGACGCCGCCCTCACCCGCTGGGCGGAGCTGGCGGATCGGAAGACCGCGGACGCCAAGGGCGCAGGCGCGGCCGGCGGCCTGGGGTATGGCCTGCTGCTGCTCGGCGCCCGCCGCGTTCCCGGGATCGAGACCGTCCTGCAGGCCGTCGGGCTGCCGGATCGCGCGGCCCGGGCCGACCTGGTCCTCACCGGCGAGGGCTCGTTCGACTTCCAGTCGCTGCGCGGCAAGGTGGTGAGCGGCGTGGCCGCGCTCGCCGGCCGGTACGCCAAGCCGTGTGTCGTGCTCGCCGGTCAGGTCAAGGTGGGACGGCGCGAGATGGGTGCGATGGGGGTGGAGTCCGCGTACGCCGTCACCGAGGTAGCCGGCTCCAGGCAGGAGGCCATGGCGCGTCCCGCCGAGCACCTGGAGCGGCTCGCCGCCCGGGTCGCCCGCACTTGGTCCCGCTGATCCCTGTATCAGCTATCAGCGCTGATTCCTGTGTCAGGATGGGGAGCGGGCCGGGCTGCTCCGGGACGGAATCAATCGGACACGCGGCCTGTTGTGACAGGCAGACGATTAGCACGACACGTGGGAGCAGAGCACATGACGGTCCAGGAACAGACCGCGCAGGAGGGCATCATCCTGACCGATGCCGCGGCCGCGAAGGTCAAGAGCTTGCTCGAGCAGGAGGGTCGCGACGATCTGCAGCTGCGTGTGGCCGTCCAGCCGGGCGGCTGTGCCGGCCTGCGCTACCAGTTGTTCTTCGACGAGCGTCGGCTCGACGGCGACGTGGTCAAGGAGTTCGGCGGCGTGCAGGTCGTCACCGACCGGATGAGCGCCCCGTACCTCAGCGGCGCGGTGATCGACTTCGTGGACACGATCGAGAAGCAGGGCTTCACGATCGACAACCCGAACGCCTCCGGTTCCTGCGCTTGCGGCGACTCGTTCCACTGATCACCGATCTCGGACAGTGGGCCGCGCCCGACCGGGTGCGGCCCACTGTCTCACCTGCTGCGGCTGACGTGCGATCTCGTGGTCGTCGCCGGCGTCCACGAGCTTCCGCTCGCCCAGCGGCCGCGCCAGCCTGACGGTCAGGTGCCGCTCGATGGCGATCATGACGCAGCGGACGTTCGGCGGCGGGTTCATGGTCCCGGTCACCGCGACCACGACCCGGTCGGCGTCCTCCCGCACGCTGGCCGCGTACTCGGTGCGGCAGAGGCCCCTCTCCTGTCCGCCGAAGAAGGTCAGCCGCACCTCGGTCCCGCGCACGGCCGCCGACTCCACGCGTACCGTGTGACCCACGGTGGGCTCGCCCGGGTCCGGCTCAGCCGGCGTCGGCCCGCCCACTGGGGCCGAGACGGCGGGCGCCGGGTCCGCGGACTCCACCGCGACCTGGGCGAACGTGCGCGGGAACTGCGTCGCCGGCACGTGATCCACCGGGTTCTCCGGCAGTCCGGAGAACAGCCAGGCCGGCACCAGCAGCGGCTGGCGGTCCTGCCACCGCAAGGCGAGCCCGAACTCCGCCCGCTTGATCGCGTACGTCCAGGCGCACCAGCGCGGCGGCGCCTTGCCGGGCGTGCTCCGCTGGAACTCGCCGGTCCCGGGCACCGGCCGGTCCGGCTGGATCGTCGTCGGCAGTGACGGCGCGGGGTTGGCCGGGTGGCCTACCGGCTGGTCCGGGTCGGCTGGCCGGCCGGGCTGCGGGGGCCGGGCCGGCCGGGCGGGCCGCGGAGGCTGGGCGCTCGGCATCGGCTGCACGGGGAACTCCGACCGGAGCGGGCAGGACAAGCCTGGGCCGAGTTCCCAGCGCCGGTTGAGTCGGTCGAAGGCCGTCCGCGCGTCGACCACCGGGTAGCTCGCGTTCTCCTCGGCGTCAGCCAGCCATCCGCGCGCAAAGGCCACCGCGATGGTCGCCCCCTCACGCGTCACGGTGACGGTGGTCCCGTACCCGTGCGTCGGCAGTCCGCCGACCTTCGGATCCACCGCCACGGTGGTGGCCCCGCCGCCCGGCCGCATGCTCGGGGAGGCGTCCGCCAGGCCGACCGCCGCCAGCACCGGCCGGGCCGCCCGCAGCGCATCGTCCGGCGACACCGGCTTCCCCTGCCAGGCGCACGATTTCGGCATCGCCTGATCGACCGCCGGGTCGCGCGGCATCACCGGGTCGGCGGGGTCGCGCGGCTGCGGGGTCGGGGGCGTGCTCGGCGGGCACGGGCGCGGCGCGCGGCGGTACGTCCAGGGGTGGCCGGGGCCGGTGCTGACCCGCAGGCCGCCCGACGCCACCCACGCGCCGGGCTCCTCGCGCAGGCCGTCCAGTCCGAGCGCCCGGGCCAGCCGCTCGGCCGCCGCGCGGGCGTCGTCCCGGCCCCTCAGCCGGTACGCGGCAGCCTGGTGCGGCCCCTCCGGCAGCGTCGTCCGCAGCACGAACCGGCCCGGCGGCGGCCAGGGCGTCCGGTCGTCACCCGCGACCAGCCCGGCCGTCTCCGCGTCAGCCGGGGCCAGTCGGGGCCGTTCCCCGGCCACCAGGTACGTGGCAGCACCGGCGGCGAGTACCGCCAGCGCCACGACCACACGGATCCGGTTTCGCGGCGGCCGGGCCGAGGGCGGCAGCGCCGCGGCACGGCTCGGGATGCTCGCATGCCTCGTCATGGTCGTGCACGGCGCTCCTTTGCCGACTCGGTTGCCGAAGTCGCAGATGTGACGCAGCGCACGCCGCCGTGGTTCCCCGCGGGACGGCCGGGATCAGTCCCCGTAGTCGGACATGCCGTCGAGCAGCGCCACGGCCGAGTCCGGGATCCCGGCGTCCGGCCGCGGGGGCCGTGCTTCCTCGTCCAGCGCGGGCGGGAGCGCCTCCGCCGCCGGGACGGTGACCGGCTCGAGGGAGCGGCAGTCCTCGACGAGGTCGCCGAGGGACTCCGGATCGGCCTGGGAGGGCAACGGAGAGTTCATGACTCGGCCTTTCGGCTGGACATTTCCCCCACTATAGGAGGAACCAGTGTAGAAAGGAACCGGCTGCGGCTGGCCCTGCTGAATTCGGTGATTTCCCCAGTGTGGGACCCTAGGGGACCGGTTTCCCCGATTTGGATTTCACTGACGGAACGCGGCAAGAGCGGGAGCAGTACCAGTGCGTATCGCCGTAACCGGGTCCATCGCGACCGACCACCTCATGACCTTCCCCGGTCGCTTCGTCGACCAACTGGTCCCCGACAAGCTCCACCGGGTCTCGTTGTCGTTTCTGGTGGACGGGTTGGAGATCCGACGCGGCGGGATCGCGGCGAACATCTGTTTCGGCATGGCGTGCCTGGGCCTGGAGCCGATCCTGGTCGGCGCGGTGGGCCATGACTTCGACGACTACCGGTCCTGGTTGGACCGGCACGGCGTGAACACCCGGTTCGTGCACGTCTCCGAGCTGCACCACACCGCGCGCTTCCTGTGCACGACCGACCTGGACCACAACCAGCTCGCCTCCTTCTACCCCGGCGCGATGAGCGAGGCCCGGGACATCGAGCTGGCCCCCATCGCCGAGCGGGTCGGCGGCCTGGACCTGGTGATGATCAGCCCGAACGACCCGGAGGCCATGCTGCGCCACACCGACGAGTGCCGGATCCGCGGGTACCCGTTCGCGGCCGACCCCTCCCAGCAGCTGGCCCGCTTGGACGGCGACGACGTCCGCCGGCTGGTGGAGGGCGCCAGGTACCTGTTCACCAACGAGTACGAGGGCCAGCTGACCGAGCAGAAGACCGGCTGGTCGCATGAGGAGATCCTGGACCGGGTGGAGATCCGGGTGACCACGCTCGGCCCGCACGGCGTGCGCATCGACCGCAAGGGTGCGGAGCCGATCGTGGTCCCCGCCCCGGAGGAAGAGGTCAAGGCCGACCCGACCGGCGTCGGCGACGCGTTCCGCGCCGGCTTCCTCGCCGGCGTGGCGTGGGGCCTGTCGCTGGAACGCTCCGCCCAGATCGGCAACATGCTGGCCACGCTCGCTCTGGAGACGATCGGCACGCAGGAGTACGAGCTGGGTCGCGGGCGCTTCCTGGAGCGGCTCGCCAAGACGTACGGGGAGGAGGCCGCGGCCGACATCGAGCCGCACGTGCGCTGCCCCTACCCGTGACCGGGGCCAGGCGTTCCCCGGCCGCCGTGCGGCTCGCGACCCTAGACGCGCCGCCGTACCAGGTAGGCGACGCCGTGATCGTGGGGCCGCTCGCCCACGTATTCCTGGCCGCGCATCTCGCACCAGGCCGGGATGTCCAGGTGGGCGGCCTCGTCGTCGGCGAGCACGGCCACCACCGCACCCACCGCGACCTCCCCGATGCGTCGGGCGAGCATGATCACCGGAAGCGGGCAGCGCTTGCCCAGCGCGTCCACTACGAGGGCGGCTTCGTCGCTCATGCCTCCTCACTCCGCTCCTCGGCGCCGTGGCCGAATCCGGTAGATTCGCTGCTCCTCACAACCCCTCCACGCCTGAGATCGCCCGCAGCCGCGCCACCACGCCGGGGAGCACGGCCAGGAACCGGTCCACGTCCTCCTCCGTGGTCGTGCGGGCCAGCGAGACCCGTACGTTGCCGTGCGAGAGTACGCCCATCGCCGCCAGCACGTGGCTGGGGCGCAGCGTGCTGGAGGTGCAGGAGGAGCCCGAGCTGACCGCGAACCCCTCCTTGTCCAGCTCGGTCAGCAGCGCCTCGCCGTCCACGTACAGGCACGAGAACGTGACCAGGTGCGGCAGCCGGTCCGTCGGATCGCCCACTACCTGGACGTCGGGCACCAGGCGGGGCACCTCCTGCCGGATCCGGTCGACCAGCTTCGCCAGCCGGGCCGCCTCCTGCTCCGCCTCGGCGAGCCGGGCGCGCAGCGCGGCGGCGGCCGCCACGATCGCGGGAACGTTCTCCCGGCCCGGCACCCGCCCGCGCTCCCGCTCGTCCGCCGGCAGCGGGGAGCGCCACCGCACCCCCTTGCGGATCGCCAGCACGCCCACCCCGGGCGGGCCGCCCCACTTGTGGGCGCTGGCCGCGAGCAGCGACCAGCCCTCCGGCACCGGCAGCCGGCCCACGACCTGGCAGGCGTCCACGAACAGGGGCACCCCGGCCGCCGCGCAGGCCGCCGCCACCTCGGCCACCGGCTGCACGGTGCCGACCTCGTGGTTCGCCGCCTGCAGGCAGGCGAGCGCGGTGTCCGGGCGCAGCGCCGCGGCGTACGCCGCCGGATCCACCCGCCCCTGCCGGTTCACGCCCACCCGCGTGGCCGACCCGCCCGATGCCTCGTGCGCCTCGGCGGTGTGCAGCACCGAGGAGTGCTCGACCGCGCTGACCACCAGGTGTGTCCCGACGCGTCGGCGGCCGCGCAGCGCGCCGAGCATCCCCAGGTGGACGGACTCGGTGCCGGAGGAGGTGAAGAACACCTCGTCGGGCCGGCAGCCCAGGGCCTCGGCGACGACCTCGCGGGCGGTGTCGAGCAGGAGCCTGGCCCGCGCCGCGCTGGAGTATCGTCGGGCCGGGTCGGCCCAGCCCTCGGCGAGCGCGCCGATCAGGGCTTCCCGGGCCGCCGGGTGCAGCGGTTCGGTGGAGGCAGCGTCCAGATAAGGCACAGCACGACCGTAACGCGGGGCCTGCCGTCAGGGCCGGAAACGGCCTGGAGTAGTGTGTCCTGCTGCAGAAGCAGAACAAGACCTCGGGAAGGCGTACGTGAGTCTCAACGGCTCCGATCGTCCGCGACGCTCGCTGCGTCGCAGGGCGTTCCAGGCGCTGGCGCTCGGCGCCCTTGTGGTGAGCGTCAGCGGTTGTAGCGTGGAGGAGTTCCGCCGGCTCGGCATGCCCGCGCCCGCCACCGAGCAGGGTCCCACCGTGCTCCGGCTCTGGCAGGGCTCGTGGATCGCCGCCCTCGCGGTGGGCTGCCTCGTATGGGGGCTGATCATCTGGAGCGTCATCTTCTACCGGCGCAGCCGCCACGGTCAGGACATCCCGCCGCAGACGCGGTACAACGTCCCGATCGAGGTCCTCTACACGGTCGTCCCGTTCATCGTCATCTCGGTGCTGTTCTACTTCACGGCCCGGGACGAGTCGTACCTGCTGCGGTTGTCGGACAAGCCCGACTACACGATCAACGTGGTCGGCCGGCAGTGGAGCTGGTCCTTCAACTACAAGGACCAGAACGTGTACGACGTGGGCACGCCGGGGCAGCCGCCGACGCTGTACCTACCGAAGGACAAGACCGTGCGGTTCGAGCTCACCTCGCCCGACGTCATCCACTCCTTCTGGGTTCCCGCCTTTCTGTTCAAGCTGGACGTCATCCCTGGCCGGGTGAACACGTTCGAGCTCACCCCGACGAAGGAGGGCACGTTCGCGGGTAAGTGCGCCGAGCTGTGCGGCGTCGACCACGCGCGGATGCTCTTCAACGTCAAGGTCGTGAGCGAGGAAGAGTTCAGACAGTACATGGAAGCCCTCAGGGCGAAGGGTCAGACCGGCAAGCTGCCGGAGGGCATCGTGCCGGGGAATTCGGGGAGCGAGCAGTGACCATACTCAACGAGCCGAGGACCCTGCCCGTCGGCGCGGTCGCGGCGCGCCGCAGGCCCCGCAGCGTGGTGGTGAAGTGGTTGAGCACCACCGATCACAAGGTGATCGGCAACCTGTACATCATCACCTCGTTCTCCTTCTTCCTGGTGGCCGGGCTGATGGCGCTGATCATCCGCGCGGAGCTGGCGCAGCCGGGCCTGCAGGTGGTGAGCAACGAGCAGTTCAACCAGCTGTTCACCATGCACGGCACGATCATGCTTCTGATGTTCGCGACCCCGCTGTTCGCCGGGTTCGCGAACGCGATCATGCCGCTGCAGATCGGCAGCCCGGACGTGGCGTTCCCGCGGATGAACATGCTCAGCTACTGGCTGTACCTGTTCGGCAGCCTGATCGCGATGGGCGGGTTCCTCACGCCGGACGGCGCGGCGGACTTCGGGTGGTTCGCCTACGCGCCGCTGACCGACACCGTCCGCTCGCCGGGCATCGGCGCCGACCTGTGGATCATGGGCCTGGCGCTGTCCGGCCTGGGCACCATCCTCGGCGCGGTGAACTTCATCACCACGATCATCTGCATGCGCGCCCCGGGCATGACCATGTTCCGGATGCCGATCTTCACCTGGAACGTGCTGCTCACCTCGATCCTGGTGCTGATGGCCTTCCCGCCGCTGGCGGCGGCGCTGCTGGCGTTGGAGGTCGACCGCAAGTTCGGGGCGCACATCTTCGACGCCGCCAACGGCGGGCCGATCCTGTGGCAGCACCTGTTCTGGTTCTTCGGCCACCCGGAGGTCTACATCCTCGCCCTGCCGTTCTTCGGCGTCGTCAGCGAGATCCTGCCGGTGTTCAGCCGCAAGCCGATCTTCGGCTACAAGGGGCTGGTGGCCGCGACGCTCGCCATCGCGGGCCTGTCGGTGACGGTGTGGGCGCACCACATGTTCCCCACCGGCGCGGTCATGCTGCCGTTCTTCTCCTTCATGACCTTCCTGATCGCGGTGCCGACCGGGGTGAAGTTCTTCAACTGGATCGGCACCATGTGGCGGGGCTCGCTCAGCTTCGAGACCCCGATGCTGTGGTCGATCGGCTTCCTGACCACGTTCCTCTTCGGTGGTCTCACCGGGGTCGTCCTCGCCTCCCCGCCGCTGGACTTCCACGTCACCGACAGCTACTTCGTGGTCGCGCACTTCCACTACGTGCTGTTCGGCACCGTGGTGTTCGCCATGTTCGCCGGCTTCCACTTCTGGTGGCCGAAGTGGACCGGCAAGATGCTGGACGAGCGGCTCGGCAAGATCCACTTTTGGACGCTGTTCGTCGGTTTCCACACCACGTTCCTGGTCCAGCACTGGCTGGGCGCGGAGGGCATGCCCCGCCGCTACTCCGACTACCTGGTCGCGACGGGTTCACGACCTTGAACATGGTCTCGACCATCGGGTCGTTCCTGCTCGGCCTGTCCTTCCTGCCGTTCTTCTACAACGTGTACAAGACGGCGAAGAAGGGTCGGCGGGTCACCGTGGACGACCCGTGGGGGTACGGCCGGTCGCTGGAGTGGGCCACCTCCTGCCCGCCGCCGCGGCACAACTTCGCCTCCCTGCCGCGCATCCGGTCCGAGTCCCCGGCCTTCGACCTGCACCACCCGGAGATGGCCGGGCTGGAGTACCCGACCACGAACGATTCCCCGCTGGAGACGGCGCTGGGCGCGCCTGACCTGAAGGGCCGTAAGGAACTGTGAAGTTCGAAGGCAACATCTTCGCGATCGTGGCGGTCTTCCTCGCGCCCGTCACGGTGATCTACTGGCTCCTCTCCAAGGAGCCGGTCGGAACCACGGCCCTGGCGATGACCTTCGGGCTGTGCTTCCTGATCGGTTTCTACCTGCTGTTCACCGCGCGCCGGATCGACCCGCGACCCGAGGACGACGAGGAGGCCGAGGTCTCCGACGGCGCGGGCGAGCTGGGTTTCTTCAGCCCGCACAGCTGGTGGCCGCTGTACCTGGGAGGCGCCGCGGCGCTCACCACGATGGGTGTGGTGTTCGGCTGGTGGCTGGTGTTCTTCACCGCGCCCCTGTTGCTGCTCGCGGTCATCGGATGGGTGTTCGAGTACTACCGTGGTGAGCACGCGCGGCACTAGCGAATCATGGGCAAGACGTTCGCGGTCGGCCACGACAGGTGGCCGACCGCGAACGTTATGTCACTTGAACGGGCTACCTGGCAGATGAATTTGAGGGGTAGAAGGAAGTGCAACCTGAGCCCTGGCTGGTGCGTCCTACAAACGGATTCCTGATCGACTGCATTCCCGGGAAGGGACGGAGGAGTAGGTGCGGGTGAGGGAGACGGCGAGCATGACCGGGAGGAGCGCACAGGCTCTGCGCCGCCTGCGTGTGGCGGCGGCGGTGCTCGTCGCCCCGCTTCTGTTCGCCGCCTGTAGCGGCGGGAGCAAGGCGACCGACACAAAGCCCACCGAGTCGGTGGCCCAGATCTCGATCAGCGTGCCGAACGGCGCCGAGAAGGTCGAGCCGTCGACCAAGGTGAAGGTCACCGTGAAGAACGGCAAGCTCAAGGCCGTCACGGTGGCGGACAAGGAAGGCAAGCCGGTCGAGGGTGAGCTGAGCGCCGACGGCACGGCGTGGACGACCACGAGCAGCCTGGATCTCGGCACGGACTACACGGCCGAGGCGGTGGCCGTCGACCAGCACGGGCTGACCAAGACGGCCAAGTCCGTGTTCGAGACCGTGGAGGCCGACAAGACGCTGCGGTTCGAACCCGTCCCGGGCCGTGGCCAGACCGTCGGCGTGGGACAGCCGATCGCGATCACCTTCAAGACCAAGATCAAGAACCGGAAGGCCGTCCAGGACGCCCTGGTCGTGGAGACCACGCCGCGGGTCGAGGGCGCCTGGTACTGGGTCGACAGCAAGAGCGTGCACTGGCGCCCGAAGGACTACTGGCCGGCCGGCACCAAGGTCACGGTCAAGGCGAACCTCAAGGGCGTGAAGGCCGCGCCGGGCGTGTACGGGGCGAAGAACGTGTCCTACTCGTTCAACATCTCCAAGAACGCGAACATCCTGAAGATCGACCTCAAGAACACGCACCGGATGCAGGTCTACCGGAACGGCGAGCTGCTCAAGACGATCCCGGTGACCGGCGGCAAGCCGGGCTGGGACACCCGCAGCGGCATCAAGGTCATCATGACCAAGGAGCCGTCGCATCGGATGCGGTCTTCCACGGTCGGCGTGGCCAACCCCGAGAGCCTGGACTACTACGACCTGGACGTGAAGTACGCGCTGCGCGTCACGTGGAGCGGCGAGTTCCTGCACCAGGCCGAGTGGTCCGTGGGGGACCAGGGCAGGCGGAACGTGAGCCACGGCTGCGTGGGCATGAGCCCGGCGAACGCCAGATGGCTGTTCAACATCGTCCAGATCGGCGACCCGGTCGAGGTGATCGGCACCAAGCCGAGCAAGAAGATGGAGCTGACCAACGGGTTCGGCGACTGGAACATCCCGTGGGAGGTCTGGAGCAAGGGCAACGCGGAGGGCTCGGAGTCCGTGGGGTGACCCCGGGTCGCCAGGCGGGGTCCTTGGGATTCCTGGGTTTCGCCGGTGGCGTGCCGGGTATCCGGTACGCCACCGGCCTTTTTCGCATACCCGCTGCCCACCCGCCGTATCGAGGTTGCTACTGTCGGGTAACCAAGTTCGTGGTGAACCTCGGCCTGGCAAGAGGGGAGCGGTCATGGGTTCTTGGGGAACGGGTCCTTTCGACAACGACGACGCGATGGACTTCTTCGGCGAGCTGGAACTCGCCGACCCCGACAAGGCCATGACCCGGGTGCGCGACGTGCTCGTGGCCACTGTCGAGCGTCCTGGGTGCCTGGAGGTGAGCGAGGCCAACGTGGCCGTCGCCGCGGCCGCCCTGGTGGCGGCGGGGCGTTCCCGGTTCGCGCGGTCTGGCTCCCAGGTGGTGGACGAGTGGCTGTCCACCCACCGCCCGCACGCCTCCCAGGACGACCAGGAACTGGCGATCCGGGCCCTGGACCGCGTCTGCGGCCCGGACAGCGAGTGGCTGGAGCTGTGGCAGACCGCCGGGAAGGAACAGGACGTCCGGGCGTGCGTGGAGAACCTGAAGCGGGTACTCAGCTCCTGAAACGGCCACCTGCCGCGTAGGAGCCGGCCCCTGCCGGCTCAGGGCGTCGACGCGCGGGTGAGCGGGTCCAGGGCGTCCGGCACGGGCCGGCTTCAGGAAGCCAGCTCCTGCGTCACCCGTACCCAGGTGTCCAGGGTCCGGGCGGCGGCTCCGGAGTCGATCGACTCGGCGGCCCGGGCCAGCGCGGCCCGGAGCTGGTCGACCAGCGGCGCGTCGGTGAGGTCGAGCGCGACCAGCGCGGCCGCGGAGTTCAGCAGCACGGCGTCGCGCACCGGACCGCGCTCGCCGGCCAGCACGCTGCGGGCCACCCGCGCGTTGTACGCGGCGTCCCGGCCGCGCAACGCCTCCTTGGCGACCCGCTCGATGCCGAGGTCCAGCGGGTCCACGGACGCCTGGTGCACCTCCCCGTTGCGCACCACCCAGACCGTGGAGGTGGCGGTGGGGGTCAGCTCGTCCAGGCCGTCGTCGCCGCGGAACACCAGCGCCGAATTGCCGCGCCGCGCCAGCACGCCCGCCATGAGCGGTGCCATCCGCGCGTCGGCCACCCCCACCGCCTGGGCGCGGACCCGCGCCGGGTTCGTCAGCGGCCCAAGGAAGTTGAACATCGTGGGCACGCCCAGCTCGCGCCGTGGCACGGCCGTGTGCCGCATCGCCGGGTGGAACACCGGCGCGAAGCAGAACGTGATCCCGGCCTTCTCCGCCACCAGGGCCACGTCCTGCGGCGCCAGGTTGAGCCGGACGCCCAGCGCCTCCAGCACGTCGGCCGCCCCGGAGGACGACGACGCGGCACGGTTGCCGTGCTTCACCACGGTCGCCCCGGTGCCGGCCGTCACGATCGAGGCCAT is a genomic window containing:
- a CDS encoding L,D-transpeptidase, which encodes MTGRSAQALRRLRVAAAVLVAPLLFAACSGGSKATDTKPTESVAQISISVPNGAEKVEPSTKVKVTVKNGKLKAVTVADKEGKPVEGELSADGTAWTTTSSLDLGTDYTAEAVAVDQHGLTKTAKSVFETVEADKTLRFEPVPGRGQTVGVGQPIAITFKTKIKNRKAVQDALVVETTPRVEGAWYWVDSKSVHWRPKDYWPAGTKVTVKANLKGVKAAPGVYGAKNVSYSFNISKNANILKIDLKNTHRMQVYRNGELLKTIPVTGGKPGWDTRSGIKVIMTKEPSHRMRSSTVGVANPESLDYYDLDVKYALRVTWSGEFLHQAEWSVGDQGRRNVSHGCVGMSPANARWLFNIVQIGDPVEVIGTKPSKKMELTNGFGDWNIPWEVWSKGNAEGSESVG
- a CDS encoding DUF4259 domain-containing protein, with the protein product MGSWGTGPFDNDDAMDFFGELELADPDKAMTRVRDVLVATVERPGCLEVSEANVAVAAAALVAAGRSRFARSGSQVVDEWLSTHRPHASQDDQELAIRALDRVCGPDSEWLELWQTAGKEQDVRACVENLKRVLSS
- the trpD gene encoding anthranilate phosphoribosyltransferase, with translation MSSRSDTPARTWSNLLAALLKGKDLAREDTAWAMDQIMRGEATPVQIAGFVVALRAKGETIEEIEGFVETMYEHATTISVPGRLVDIVGTGGDRAHTVNISTMASIVTAGTGATVVKHGNRAASSSSGAADVLEALGVRLNLAPQDVALVAEKAGITFCFAPVFHPAMRHTAVPRRELGVPTMFNFLGPLTNPARVRAQAVGVADARMAPLMAGVLARRGNSALVFRGDDGLDELTPTATSTVWVVRNGEVHQASVDPLDLGIERVAKEALRGRDAAYNARVARSVLAGERGPVRDAVLLNSAAALVALDLTDAPLVDQLRAALARAAESIDSGAAARTLDTWVRVTQELAS